In the Populus trichocarpa isolate Nisqually-1 chromosome 8, P.trichocarpa_v4.1, whole genome shotgun sequence genome, TAGCTCAAACGGAGACAGGGAGGGTGGGCGACAACTGACGACGATGATTGCCACTTCAATGTCTCTGCTCCAGCACGTGTGTTCCGTGCCAATCGCACGTGCCATGCGACCTCGTTCCGTTACCATCATATCCTCTCGTAGCCTCTCCACCACAACCTCTTCCTCCTCCACTACATCTCGTGCCTCTCAAGTGGACCCTCACGTGCTCCTCGGCATGTCGGAGCCCGAGCTTCAACAACTCGCAACCGACCTTGGACAGGTAATCATCACAACGGAAAGTTATTTTCCGTTTGGTTCCTGGGAAAGTGGAGGAAAAGAAAGTAATAGTTATGAAACTTCAgtaattgaagagaaaattaATGCAAtcttagttatttatttttaattttaaatgcttaaattttcaatatctttgttttcttcttctattggaATTACATAAATAGCAAAGCTATAGAGGAAAGCAGCTCCATCATCTAATATACCAGAGAAAAGTCAAAGAAATCCAGGATTTTAGTCAATGTAAGTAGTTCTGTACTCATAACTTAATTCAGGGCagattttttgctttttcttttgttcaatTTGTATTCTTGTAACTTATGTTAGCTTCATTTGcgctccttttttattttttggtaactAGTGCCTCTGGTATTTCGAAATGATCTTCAAGAAGCTGGATGGAAAGTCGGGCGGTCACCTATTTTTCAAACTGTAACCGCAGCTGATGGCACGGTTAAGGTAGATATACTGCTATGTTTGATTTGTAATTCGACGCTCTGTGCTGTTATTGATTTTATGCAAGCTTAGCTCCATTGGTTGAGGCAGTTTTAATATTGCTACACTATTTATGCTAAATGAAATGTATATTCAGGGCTAGTTTACTGCTGCTATGTTTCGTATGCTTTATTTGCTAGACATACTTGGTTGTTGTTGTATCATATGAAAGGGTCgtgttaaattttgtttgctggttttgaaatagatatataattatcaatggATATGCATTAACAAATCCTGTTTTTGCTCATATAATGAACTTATAGTTTTTGGGAAGTGAACTTTTGCGCGCGCACCTCTTTctgatttaaaattaagtttatagTATCATTTACTTCAGCTTGCTAATGGTCTTGCAGTTACTGATAAGACTGGAGGATAACAGATTGATTGAAACTGTTGGTATTCCAGTTGAAGATGAGAAAGGTTCAATGCGGCTTACTGCCTGTGTTTCATCTCAGGTAACTTTCCAAATCAAGGACTAACCTTATTAAATTTTTCCTGGTCGCGGTGCTTTTACGGGCTCGCTGATAACTTTCTTgtggtttttttacttttattgttCAGGTAGGCTGTCCTTTGCGCTGCTCATTTTGTGCCACCGGAAAGGGTGGTTTTTCAAGGAATCTTCAAAGGCATGAAATTGTTGAGCAGGTCAGTGGTGCAATCCACAATTGTTCTTCAAACACAGTTATCAAGTGGAACTGTTGAGAGTGTTTTACTGTTTGTATATCTGAGAGCATAGACTTGGTAGTTCTGGAACTACTTCAACCTGTTCAAAATTATACTTACATGTTTTATATGCACAGGTTTTGGCTGTTGAGGAGATCTTCAAGCACAGGGTGACAAATGTAGTGTTCATGGGAATGGGTGAACCAATGTTGAACTTGAAGTCGGTACTTGAAGCACACCGATGCTTGAATAAGgtgcaattaatttttttttcccaacaatTATCGCATTGCTTCTTACCTATCTtctgttaattattttaatgcctACTGTTGTCCTTATCTGGCCCCTTGATTTGGTTGGTTTTACCTGCCATGAGCAATGATTAGTTTGtccagaataatttttttctttgtaagcaTGGTTGAAAATGGGAATAGTGAGCTAAAAGAATTAGGATCAGATTTGCCTGGAATTAGACCGTTGAAGTTGATTTTTCTAGTTCAAATTAGTGGAGAAGAGAGCTGCATAGATGGTTATGGATGCCTGCATCAAATCACTGCCATTTTCAAATGCAATTTACTTCTGAAACAACCAGCATCCTGTTTATTGTAAAATTTTCAATGGATGGGCTGTACATAGGTTTCGGATGTAATAAGCTCATGTacaattcatttttcttatttcatcagGATGTTCAAATTGGGCAAAGAATGATCACAATATCAACTGTGGGGGTTCCGAACACAATTAAAAAGCTGGCTTCTCATAAACTTCAGTCAACATTGGCCTTAAGGTACTGTAAGAGGAGACAGAGATTATATGTTTGAGCAATTCTTTGGCACTGTAAATATTGTAATCCGTCTGAGTAAATTGGGCCACTTCCAGTGATATGCATGTCTTGATGGATTTCCTCTTAATGGATCCCTTTGATGCCAATAGTTTATGTTTGCCTATGACAACTTTTTCTCATTCTCTTTATACTTCAGCTTACATGCTCCAAATCAGAAACTTAGAGAAACAATTGTTCCAAGTGCGAAATCCTACCCTCTAGATGCAATTATGAAAGATTGCAAGGAGTACTTCCTTGAAACCAGTCGACGAGTATCCTTTGAGTATGCACTTTTAGGTACTGAATTTTCATTATCTGCACTTGAAGCTTGACCAATGAAAACTGATAAGATTATTCTAACTGCTaacataaaattacaatttgtttGGGCAGCTGGGGTCAATGATAGAGTGGAGCATGCTAAAGAACTTGCTGAGCTACTTCACCAGTGGGGACGTGGTCATCATGTGAATCTGATTCCTTTCAATCCAATCCAAGGTTCTGATTACAAGCGTCCACACAAAAAGGCGGTATGCACATTAGTCATAAACACACTGTTCTTTCCCTGCTGGCAGTAAGAATACACAAATATTCAAATCATGCATTGCCATTTCTATTTACTTGTGCCTTTTCCATTTGGCAGATACAAGCATTTGCAGCTGTGCTAGAGTCTCGTAAAGTAACTGTAAGCGTGCGCCAAACAAGGGGCCTGGATGCAAGTGCAGCTTGTGGTCAACTAAGAAATGAATTCCAAAAAAGTCCTTTAGTCATAAATTCTGACAGCTTGGAATCTCAACCAGAGAATGTTGCAGTCGCATGCTGATGCCAATCAGTCTTTGGTTGGTTGCATATCTGATGGCATTTCACACTTGTCTCTTCCCCAATCTGCAAGAATCTTGTTGCTTGATGACCAGGCTAGTTGGTGTCTCCAAGCATG is a window encoding:
- the LOC7467549 gene encoding uncharacterized protein LOC7467549 yields the protein MIATSMSLLQHVCSVPIARAMRPRSVTIISSRSLSTTTSSSSTTSRASQVDPHVLLGMSEPELQQLATDLGQQSYRGKQLHHLIYQRKVKEIQDFSQLPLVFRNDLQEAGWKVGRSPIFQTVTAADGTVKLLIRLEDNRLIETVGIPVEDEKGSMRLTACVSSQVGCPLRCSFCATGKGGFSRNLQRHEIVEQVLAVEEIFKHRVTNVVFMGMGEPMLNLKSVLEAHRCLNKDVQIGQRMITISTVGVPNTIKKLASHKLQSTLALSLHAPNQKLRETIVPSAKSYPLDAIMKDCKEYFLETSRRVSFEYALLAGVNDRVEHAKELAELLHQWGRGHHVNLIPFNPIQGSDYKRPHKKAIQAFAAVLESRKVTVSVRQTRGLDASAACGQLRNEFQKSPLVINSDSLESQPENVAVAC